A single Caldisalinibacter kiritimatiensis DNA region contains:
- the pgsA gene encoding CDP-diacylglycerol--glycerol-3-phosphate 3-phosphatidyltransferase, whose translation MNLANKITIARIFLVPVFMFFLLVNVPRGEYIAAIIFIIAASSDSLDGYIARSRDQITKFGKFMDPLADKLLVSAALISLVELEKISAWVVVIIIAREFAITGLRVLAASEGITIAANWWGKIKTITQILAIITLLLDNFSFINNTFPIDKILVILAVLFTVISGVNYIYINREVFTSGR comes from the coding sequence ATGAACTTGGCTAATAAAATAACAATTGCTAGAATATTTTTAGTACCAGTTTTTATGTTTTTTCTATTAGTTAACGTACCTAGAGGTGAATATATTGCAGCTATAATTTTTATTATAGCTGCTTCTAGTGACAGTTTGGATGGATATATAGCCAGAAGTAGAGATCAAATAACTAAATTTGGTAAGTTTATGGACCCACTAGCAGATAAGTTATTAGTTTCAGCGGCTTTAATATCACTTGTGGAGTTAGAAAAAATATCAGCTTGGGTAGTAGTGATTATAATAGCTCGTGAGTTTGCTATTACAGGTTTAAGAGTTTTAGCAGCATCTGAAGGTATTACAATAGCCGCTAACTGGTGGGGAAAAATAAAAACAATAACGCAAATATTAGCTATTATAACATTATTATTAGATAACTTTTCATTTATTAATAATACGTTTCCTATTGACAAAATACTAGTTATATTAGCAGTTTTATTTACTGTAATATCAGGTGTTAATTATATATATATAAACAGAGAAGTATTTACAAGTGGAAGATAG
- the rimO gene encoding 30S ribosomal protein S12 methylthiotransferase RimO, which yields MGFKISVVSLGCSKNLIDSEIMLGLLENNGYEIVESLEDSEIILINTCGFINDAKEESIETIIEAGEYKKHGKCKYIIVAGCLSERYKEELLKELPEIDGLIGTGNIHEILDVLEKVTRQGGCVKFGNINEPYKDELPRVITTPAYTAYIKIAEGCNNFCTYCIIPKLRGKYRSRSIESIVNEVTELVSKGTKEIILIAQDTTKYGIDIYGESKLPKLLDELNKIKGLKWIRTLYMYPDSFSESLIESIKRNDKVVNYVDIPIQHINDQILKRMNRKTNKKQIVSLIKKLRKEIPNIIIRTTLIVGFPGETESDFEELYKFVEDTKFDRLGAFIYSKEEGTAAAKLKNQVEQDKKEERQRKILELQQDISWKKNRQKVGKKYQVLIEEKIPNEELYIGRSYMDTPEIDGIVYVRSNKKLSEGDFIEVKITDYLEYDLVGEICNELG from the coding sequence ATGGGTTTTAAAATATCAGTAGTTTCACTAGGGTGTTCAAAAAACCTTATCGATTCTGAGATTATGTTAGGTTTATTGGAGAATAATGGGTATGAAATAGTTGAATCCTTAGAAGATTCAGAAATTATCTTAATAAATACTTGCGGTTTTATTAATGATGCTAAAGAGGAATCAATCGAAACTATAATTGAAGCTGGTGAATATAAAAAGCATGGTAAATGCAAATATATAATAGTAGCTGGATGTTTAAGTGAAAGATATAAAGAAGAATTGCTAAAGGAATTGCCTGAAATCGATGGATTAATCGGTACAGGGAATATTCACGAGATATTGGATGTACTTGAAAAAGTAACTAGACAAGGTGGATGTGTAAAATTTGGAAATATCAATGAGCCATATAAAGATGAACTACCAAGAGTAATTACAACGCCAGCATATACAGCATATATAAAAATAGCAGAAGGATGTAACAATTTTTGTACTTATTGTATTATTCCTAAACTTAGAGGTAAATATAGAAGTAGAAGTATAGAATCTATAGTTAATGAAGTTACAGAGTTAGTTTCAAAAGGAACTAAAGAAATTATTTTGATTGCACAGGATACTACTAAGTATGGTATAGATATATATGGAGAAAGTAAACTTCCCAAGTTATTGGATGAATTAAATAAGATAAAAGGTTTAAAATGGATAAGGACACTATACATGTATCCAGATTCGTTTTCTGAATCCTTAATTGAAAGTATTAAAAGAAATGACAAGGTTGTTAATTATGTTGATATACCAATTCAACATATAAATGATCAAATTTTAAAAAGAATGAATAGAAAAACAAATAAAAAGCAAATAGTTAGTTTAATTAAAAAGTTAAGAAAAGAAATTCCAAATATTATTATTAGAACTACATTAATAGTAGGATTTCCAGGTGAAACTGAAAGTGACTTTGAAGAATTATATAAATTTGTTGAAGATACAAAATTTGATAGGTTGGGTGCATTTATTTATTCTAAAGAAGAAGGGACTGCTGCTGCTAAATTGAAAAATCAAGTAGAACAAGATAAAAAAGAAGAGCGACAAAGAAAAATATTGGAGCTTCAACAGGATATATCATGGAAAAAAAATAGACAAAAAGTAGGGAAAAAGTACCAAGTGTTGATAGAAGAGAAGATTCCTAACGAAGAATTATATATAGGAAGGTCGTACATGGATACACCAGAAATAGATGGTATAGTATATGTACGAAGTAATAAAAAGTTAAGCGAAGGAGATTTTATTGAAGTAAAAATTACAGATTACTTAGAATATGATTTAGTGGGGGAGATATGTAATGAACTTGGCTAA
- the recA gene encoding recombinase RecA: protein MEKKKALEMALNQIEKQFGKGSIMKLGEDSKLNVEAISTGALQLDIALGIGGVPRGRIVEIFGPESSGKTTVALHVIAEAQKAGGAAAFIDAEHALDPSYAKKLGVDTENLIVSQPDTGEQALEIAEALVRSGAIDVIVIDSVAALVPKAELEGEMGDSHVGLQARLMSQALRKLAGAIKKSNTTAIFINQLREKVGVMFGNPETTTGGRALKFYASVRMDVRRIETLKKGDEMIGNRTRVKVVKNKVAPPFKKAEFDIMYGEGISKESNILDVGTTADIINKAGSWYSYGDTRLGQGRENSKEFLRNNPEISNEIELKIRKKYGLKVDEKENKEEKKSKK from the coding sequence ATGGAGAAAAAGAAAGCTTTAGAAATGGCATTAAATCAAATTGAAAAACAATTTGGTAAAGGCTCAATTATGAAGTTAGGAGAGGATTCTAAACTTAATGTTGAAGCTATATCTACAGGTGCATTACAGTTAGATATAGCATTAGGAATTGGTGGAGTACCAAGAGGAAGAATTGTGGAGATATTCGGTCCTGAATCTTCAGGTAAAACTACTGTGGCTTTACACGTAATTGCTGAAGCTCAAAAAGCAGGAGGAGCTGCTGCATTTATTGATGCAGAACATGCTTTAGACCCTAGTTATGCGAAAAAGCTTGGTGTAGATACAGAAAACCTTATAGTATCACAACCAGATACAGGAGAACAAGCTTTAGAAATAGCAGAAGCACTCGTTAGAAGTGGTGCGATTGATGTAATAGTTATAGACTCAGTAGCAGCACTTGTACCTAAAGCAGAGTTAGAAGGAGAAATGGGAGATAGTCATGTAGGTTTACAAGCTAGACTAATGTCACAGGCATTAAGAAAGCTTGCAGGAGCAATTAAGAAATCGAATACTACTGCAATCTTTATAAACCAATTGAGAGAAAAAGTTGGAGTTATGTTTGGTAATCCAGAAACTACTACTGGGGGTCGAGCATTAAAGTTCTATGCATCAGTAAGGATGGATGTTAGAAGAATAGAAACTCTTAAAAAAGGTGACGAAATGATAGGAAATAGAACTCGTGTAAAAGTAGTAAAAAATAAAGTTGCACCACCATTTAAGAAGGCAGAATTTGATATTATGTATGGTGAAGGTATATCAAAGGAAAGTAATATCTTAGATGTTGGAACGACAGCGGATATTATAAATAAAGCTGGTTCATGGTATAGCTACGGAGATACTAGATTGGGTCAAGGTAGAGAAAATTCAAAAGAGTTTTTAAGAAATAATCCAGAAATATCTAATGAGATAGAATTGAAGATAAGAAAAAAATACGGTCTTAAAGTAGATGAAAAAGAAAATAAAGAAGAAAAAAAGAGTAAAAAATAA
- the mnmH gene encoding tRNA 2-selenouridine(34) synthase MnmH has product MIKKVGIDEILKKRNVEFIDVRSEKEFCADTIPGAINLPILNDREREKIGYLYKQVDKEKAKEKGIEYASSKLSVIYKKVREIKEKNKDIALFCYRGGMRSNSVASVLNTMGIDVYLIEGGYKAYRKYVVENLDYHINRLNFIVLHGYTGVGKTKILRILKNRNEPIIDLELLAKNKGSVFGNIGYNDSCVTQKNFETKLFWALMNIKTNYVFIESESKRIGKILLPEKLYNKMEKGTHVLLKTTLENRIQNISDDYLNDNIFKEKSTIIKAINKLRKRLSNKLVDELIKKIKDDEYNYVIEKLMLHYYDPLYKYSIDKVNKYDKIIEYKEINKCVEELIFYKRYIVI; this is encoded by the coding sequence ATGATAAAGAAAGTGGGGATTGATGAAATATTAAAAAAAAGAAATGTTGAGTTTATAGATGTAAGAAGTGAAAAGGAATTTTGTGCAGATACAATTCCTGGGGCTATAAACCTACCTATTTTAAATGATAGGGAAAGAGAAAAGATTGGTTATTTGTATAAACAAGTTGACAAGGAAAAAGCTAAAGAAAAAGGAATAGAATATGCATCAAGTAAATTATCGGTTATATACAAAAAAGTAAGAGAGATAAAAGAAAAAAATAAAGATATTGCATTATTCTGTTATAGGGGTGGAATGAGAAGTAATTCAGTTGCAAGCGTACTTAATACAATGGGAATTGACGTATACTTAATTGAAGGTGGATATAAAGCATATAGAAAATATGTAGTTGAAAACTTAGATTATCACATTAATAGGTTGAATTTTATAGTTCTACATGGATACACAGGTGTAGGAAAAACTAAAATATTAAGAATATTAAAGAATAGAAATGAACCTATTATAGATCTAGAGTTACTTGCAAAGAATAAAGGTTCTGTTTTTGGTAATATTGGTTATAATGATAGTTGCGTAACACAAAAGAATTTTGAAACAAAATTGTTTTGGGCTTTAATGAATATAAAAACTAATTATGTATTTATAGAAAGCGAAAGTAAAAGAATTGGAAAAATACTTCTACCTGAAAAATTGTATAACAAAATGGAAAAAGGAACACATGTGTTATTAAAAACGACTTTAGAGAATAGGATACAAAATATCTCTGATGATTACTTGAATGATAATATATTTAAAGAAAAGTCAACTATAATTAAAGCTATTAATAAGTTAAGAAAGAGATTGAGTAATAAATTGGTGGATGAACTTATAAAAAAAATTAAAGACGATGAATATAACTATGTTATTGAAAAGCTGATGTTACATTATTATGACCCTTTATATAAATATTCTATTGATAAAGTAAATAAATATGATAAAATTATTGAATATAAAGAAATTAATAAATGTGTTGAGGAGTTAATATTTTATAAACGATACATAGTAATATAG
- a CDS encoding competence/damage-inducible protein A, which yields MICEVINVGSELLSGDVLNTNIIYLSKKLLELGIEVSFQTTVGDNKNDLAKVITEGLKRSELLIITGGLGPTEDDITKEVVCEVLKEELVFSEEVLSKIKEHFNKCCKHMSKNNLKQAYIPKKSKVIQNKVGTAPGFIIEKDKNIIIILPGPPREIKEMFKNYICSYLSKKSNIVVKSKTIRTIGIGESHIESKIRSKIGFKDNTLVATYAKEGQVDIKITAKGLDNESVDKTIQETVDTLMPEIKKYVYSFDDESIEEVVFKQLLKNNFKIGFCESCTGGLITSRLTRISGASKILKRSIITYSNTSKIEEVGVQRETLNKYGAVSEQTAIEMAQGLKNKDNIDIAVSVTGIAGPTGGTSEKPVGLVYMALVTNDTIKCYKFNFSGSREIIQNKTANSVFNEIRKYLIDLKNY from the coding sequence ATGATTTGTGAAGTTATTAATGTGGGTTCAGAACTATTAAGTGGCGATGTTTTAAATACTAATATAATATACCTTTCAAAAAAATTACTTGAGTTAGGGATAGAAGTATCATTTCAGACTACTGTTGGGGATAATAAAAATGATTTAGCTAAAGTTATAACTGAAGGATTAAAAAGAAGTGAGTTGTTAATAATTACTGGAGGTTTAGGACCTACTGAAGATGATATAACTAAGGAAGTAGTATGTGAAGTATTGAAAGAAGAATTAGTATTCAGTGAAGAAGTACTGTCAAAAATAAAGGAACATTTTAATAAATGCTGTAAGCATATGAGTAAAAACAACTTAAAACAAGCATATATCCCTAAAAAAAGTAAAGTTATTCAAAATAAAGTAGGAACAGCTCCTGGATTTATTATTGAAAAGGATAAAAATATAATAATAATCTTACCAGGACCACCCAGGGAAATAAAGGAAATGTTTAAAAATTATATATGTTCATACTTAAGTAAGAAATCTAATATTGTAGTTAAGTCAAAGACAATAAGGACGATAGGGATAGGTGAATCTCATATAGAATCCAAAATTAGAAGTAAAATTGGATTTAAAGATAATACTTTAGTTGCAACATATGCAAAAGAGGGACAAGTAGATATTAAAATTACAGCAAAAGGACTAGATAATGAATCAGTTGACAAGACAATACAAGAAACTGTAGACACATTAATGCCAGAAATAAAAAAATATGTGTATTCATTTGACGATGAATCTATTGAAGAAGTTGTGTTCAAACAATTATTAAAAAATAATTTTAAAATTGGATTTTGTGAATCATGTACTGGAGGACTTATAACCAGCAGATTAACAAGAATATCAGGAGCGTCTAAAATTCTTAAAAGAAGTATTATTACTTATAGTAATACTTCGAAAATTGAAGAAGTTGGCGTACAAAGAGAAACACTAAATAAATATGGAGCAGTAAGTGAACAAACAGCTATTGAAATGGCTCAAGGATTAAAGAATAAGGATAATATAGATATAGCTGTTTCTGTGACAGGAATTGCAGGTCCTACTGGTGGTACAAGTGAAAAACCAGTAGGGTTAGTATATATGGCTTTAGTCACTAATGATACTATTAAATGTTATAAATTCAATTTTAGTGGAAGTAGAGAGATAATACAAAATAAGACTGCTAATAGTGTGTTCAATGAAATAAGAAAGTATCTTATTGATTTAAAAAATTATTAA